One region of Candidatus Thiopontia autotrophica genomic DNA includes:
- the aprB gene encoding adenylyl-sulfate reductase subunit beta gives MPTFVYMTRCDGCGHCVDICPSDIMHIDDKYRRAYNIEPNMCWECYSCVKACPHHAIDVRGYADFAPLGHSVRVDRDEEKGVIAWRIKSRSGEMDLNLLAPITTKPWRETIPQLADVPAPSQEQRDDNQRLYNEPKYIRLDEGSLHTLESNGLEMKEGVYY, from the coding sequence ATGCCTACTTTTGTATATATGACTCGTTGTGATGGTTGCGGTCACTGTGTTGATATCTGCCCATCCGACATTATGCACATCGATGATAAATATCGTCGTGCCTATAACATTGAGCCCAACATGTGTTGGGAGTGCTACTCATGCGTGAAGGCCTGTCCTCACCATGCAATCGATGTCCGTGGTTATGCCGACTTTGCCCCTCTGGGTCACTCGGTACGTGTGGACCGTGATGAGGAGAAGGGCGTTATCGCCTGGCGCATTAAATCACGTAGTGGAGAGATGGATCTGAATCTGTTGGCACCAATTACGACCAAGCCATGGCGTGAGACAATTCCTCAGCTGGCTGATGTTCCTGCACCAAGTCAGGAGCAGCGTGATGACAACCAGCGCCTATATAATGAACCAAAATATATTCGTCTCGATGAAGGTAGTTTACACACCCTCGAGTCCAATGGTCTGGAAATGAAAGAAGGGGTGTACTACTAA
- a CDS encoding adenylylsulfate reductase, producing the protein MLSNTPIQSLVDAGITYASMQTYVMVMVALVIVMTVLDMMHKKSAQYFFEKAAKEKQNATKTAPAASILVKTIVTDVALSGEFCNQTRRLVHLLTMYGFISFNVATAMMIFGDNAADSTLNLFWHLGAISLFVGSWWFWFVFKVDVAAEGNTWTNIEIRRDMFSLSLMATSTTALVWSLTGGGTGVWFILVILSTASLFGGVYWSKFSHMFFKPAAAYNKRTVHADGSNENLPEIPDLASAELHARFPDIPEYMGKNPGYMGLGIKNEEPKHY; encoded by the coding sequence ATGTTAAGTAATACCCCTATCCAGTCACTAGTGGATGCAGGCATCACATATGCGTCAATGCAGACGTATGTAATGGTGATGGTTGCGCTCGTTATTGTTATGACTGTGCTGGACATGATGCATAAGAAGAGTGCTCAATACTTCTTCGAGAAAGCTGCAAAAGAGAAGCAGAATGCCACAAAAACTGCTCCTGCAGCCTCTATTCTGGTCAAGACCATTGTTACCGATGTAGCACTCTCTGGAGAGTTCTGTAACCAGACTCGCAGACTTGTACATCTGCTGACTATGTATGGTTTTATCTCATTCAATGTAGCTACTGCAATGATGATTTTTGGTGATAATGCTGCCGATTCAACATTGAATCTGTTCTGGCACCTGGGCGCTATCAGTCTGTTTGTAGGTAGCTGGTGGTTCTGGTTTGTATTCAAGGTAGATGTTGCTGCCGAGGGTAATACATGGACAAATATCGAGATTAGAAGAGATATGTTCAGCCTCTCACTGATGGCTACATCAACTACAGCTCTGGTCTGGTCTTTAACTGGTGGCGGCACCGGAGTCTGGTTTATCCTGGTGATCCTCTCTACAGCTTCACTATTCGGTGGGGTTTACTGGTCCAAGTTCTCTCATATGTTCTTCAAGCCTGCTGCAGCTTATAACAAGCGTACAGTTCATGCTGATGGTTCTAATGAGAATCTGCCCGAGATACCTGATCTGGCATCTGCTGAACTACACGCAAGATTCCCTGATATCCCTGAGTATATGGGTAAGAACCCTGGCTATATGGGGCTTGGCATCAAGAATGAAGAGCCAAAGCATTACTGA
- the sat gene encoding sulfate adenylyltransferase has protein sequence MSNLVRPHGGGELKSLLLEGTALEDEKARAETLPKITITSREAGDIYMMGIGGFTPLDGFMNHADWKGVCDSYTMESGLFWPIPVTLSTDSATADTTHEGSDVALVDGESGDVVATMTVTEKYGIDKEHECMSVYKTTDLEHPGVQMVMDQGEVNLAGPIKVLSLGGFPETYGDQFMTPEQTRALFESKGWNTIAAFQTRNPMHRSHEYLAKIAVETLDGVLVHSTLGKLKKGDIPAEVRSEAIQTLIDNYFVPNSVVQAGYPLDMRFAGPREALLHAVFRQNYGCSHLIVGRDHAGVGDYYGPFDAQSIFDEIPENALETKPLKIDWTFWCNACDGMASMKTCPHGKDDRILLSGTKVRKMLSEGEALPATFSRPEVAKVLQDYYATLSDDENVKIEMKGHSAQ, from the coding sequence ATGTCAAATCTAGTCAGACCACATGGTGGCGGTGAGTTGAAATCACTATTGCTTGAGGGCACAGCCCTTGAGGATGAGAAGGCGCGTGCAGAGACACTTCCAAAAATCACTATTACCTCGCGTGAGGCTGGTGATATCTATATGATGGGTATCGGTGGATTTACTCCACTGGATGGTTTTATGAACCATGCCGATTGGAAGGGTGTTTGTGATTCATACACTATGGAGAGCGGCCTGTTCTGGCCTATTCCGGTAACTCTATCTACTGATAGTGCCACAGCAGATACTACCCATGAGGGTTCTGATGTTGCGCTGGTTGATGGTGAGAGTGGAGATGTTGTTGCAACCATGACAGTTACCGAGAAGTACGGTATCGATAAAGAGCATGAGTGCATGTCGGTTTACAAGACTACTGATCTGGAGCATCCAGGTGTACAGATGGTGATGGATCAGGGTGAGGTTAATCTTGCCGGTCCAATCAAGGTGCTCTCTCTGGGCGGTTTCCCCGAGACTTATGGTGATCAGTTCATGACACCTGAGCAGACCCGTGCCCTGTTCGAGTCAAAGGGGTGGAATACCATTGCTGCATTCCAGACCCGTAACCCGATGCACCGTTCCCATGAGTATCTTGCAAAGATTGCAGTAGAGACTCTGGATGGTGTGCTGGTTCACTCTACACTCGGTAAGCTGAAGAAGGGTGATATTCCTGCAGAGGTTCGCTCTGAGGCGATTCAGACTCTTATTGATAACTATTTTGTTCCAAACAGTGTGGTTCAGGCAGGCTATCCACTGGATATGCGTTTTGCCGGTCCTCGTGAGGCGCTGCTACATGCTGTTTTCCGTCAGAACTATGGCTGTTCTCATCTGATTGTTGGTCGTGATCACGCTGGTGTCGGTGATTATTATGGCCCATTTGATGCGCAGTCCATCTTTGACGAGATTCCAGAGAATGCTCTGGAGACCAAGCCACTGAAGATCGACTGGACCTTCTGGTGTAATGCCTGTGACGGCATGGCATCAATGAAGACCTGTCCTCATGGCAAGGATGATCGTATTCTGTTGTCTGGCACCAAGGTGCGCAAGATGTTGTCCGAAGGTGAGGCTCTACCTGCTACCTTCAGCCGTCCAGAGGTTGCCAAGGTGCTTCAGGACTACTACGCAACTCTTAGTGATGATGAGAATGTGAAGATTGAGATGAAGGGGCACTCTGCCCAGTAA
- the iscU gene encoding Fe-S cluster assembly scaffold IscU — MAYSDKVMDHYENPRNVGVMNKDADDVGTGMVGAPACGDVMKLQIQVNQDGVIEDAKFKTYGCGSAIASSSLVTEWVKGKTLDEAQQIKNSDIAEELALPPVKVHCSVLAEDAIKAAVEDYQSKQDKG; from the coding sequence ATGGCTTACAGTGATAAGGTGATGGACCATTACGAAAACCCAAGAAATGTTGGGGTGATGAATAAGGATGCAGATGATGTCGGTACCGGTATGGTGGGTGCACCGGCCTGTGGCGATGTGATGAAGTTGCAGATTCAGGTAAACCAGGATGGTGTGATAGAGGATGCAAAATTCAAGACTTATGGCTGTGGTTCTGCAATTGCCTCCAGTTCACTGGTGACTGAGTGGGTCAAGGGCAAGACTCTGGATGAGGCCCAGCAGATCAAGAATTCAGATATTGCCGAGGAGTTGGCGCTGCCGCCGGTAAAGGTGCACTGTTCTGTGCTGGCTGAGGATGCAATCAAGGCTGCAGTTGAGGATTATCAGTCCAAGCAGGATAAGGGGTAA
- a CDS encoding winged helix-turn-helix transcriptional regulator: protein MEVTAGELLEDRTSAKTVSRVMAAMAHPIRMKILCLLIDNEMNVNEILAEVGSSQSNISQHLDALKGANLVQVRRSQQHSYYSLTHNETSRIILLVRDLFCPGHARLLRSRS, encoded by the coding sequence ATGGAGGTAACAGCAGGTGAACTGCTTGAGGATCGCACCTCAGCAAAGACCGTATCCAGGGTGATGGCAGCGATGGCACACCCAATCAGAATGAAAATTCTCTGTCTGTTGATTGATAACGAGATGAATGTGAACGAGATACTTGCCGAGGTTGGCAGCTCTCAATCAAACATCTCGCAACATCTTGATGCCCTGAAAGGTGCCAATCTTGTGCAGGTAAGGCGCAGTCAACAACACAGCTACTACTCCCTTACCCATAACGAGACATCCAGAATAATCTTGCTGGTCCGGGATCTATTCTGCCCCGGACACGCCAGGCTATTGCGTAGCAGATCGTAG
- a CDS encoding LPXTG cell wall surface anchor family - like protein, whose amino-acid sequence MDKRPGVTATTVMVFAGAGMALFMASMGWNMHRMTSAVLQMGSDVNSMSTDMREMRVRMATMAKSMEQGQAVMSADFALVRQGMQSMTGNIGNMSKDMHQLNVNINSMSGKIEGMSENIALMSNSIVDMSGDIGYMQGSMATMDQNMGRMAYDINKFTKPEKLMMPFMR is encoded by the coding sequence GTGGATAAGAGACCAGGGGTTACAGCCACAACGGTGATGGTTTTCGCGGGTGCGGGAATGGCACTGTTTATGGCGAGCATGGGGTGGAACATGCACCGAATGACGAGTGCTGTTTTGCAGATGGGGAGCGATGTAAACAGTATGTCAACTGATATGCGAGAGATGCGTGTCCGCATGGCTACCATGGCAAAGAGTATGGAGCAGGGGCAGGCGGTGATGTCTGCTGATTTTGCTCTGGTACGTCAGGGTATGCAGTCGATGACCGGAAATATCGGCAACATGAGCAAGGATATGCATCAGCTCAACGTTAACATCAACTCCATGTCCGGCAAGATTGAGGGGATGTCCGAGAATATCGCTCTGATGTCGAACAGTATTGTAGATATGAGTGGGGATATTGGTTATATGCAGGGTTCGATGGCAACAATGGACCAGAACATGGGACGTATGGCCTACGACATCAATAAGTTCACCAAGCCTGAAAAACTGATGATGCCGTTTATGCGGTAA
- the soxZ gene encoding thiosulfate oxidation carrier complex protein SoxZ, whose product MAKKAVKLRAKSKKGVIDVKCLLTHPMETGLRKDKKTGNVIPEHFIQTVVAEKNGVAFMNADINTTVSKNPYLRIKVAGEKGDKITVTWTDNKGATGTGTKASK is encoded by the coding sequence ATGGCAAAGAAAGCAGTAAAGCTGAGAGCTAAATCAAAGAAGGGTGTAATTGATGTCAAATGTCTATTGACCCACCCCATGGAGACTGGACTTAGAAAGGACAAGAAGACAGGAAATGTTATTCCTGAACACTTTATCCAGACCGTGGTTGCAGAGAAGAATGGCGTTGCATTCATGAACGCCGATATCAACACTACAGTCTCAAAAAACCCATACCTTCGTATCAAGGTTGCAGGTGAGAAGGGTGACAAGATCACCGTAACCTGGACCGATAACAAGGGCGCTACCGGTACAGGTACCAAGGCCTCAAAGTAA
- a CDS encoding thiosulfate oxidation carrier protein SoxY, giving the protein MKRRLFMKGTLAGSAVAAALGAGLLTPRTVLAAWPKAAMESSDAGDTGTPSNTVKIKAPEVAENGAVVPVEVNATGVDGIIESISIVAAANGRPIAGVYHLGEGAVPFVSTRIKMGKTGDVYGVVKTASGTISNKTQVKVTAGGCG; this is encoded by the coding sequence ATGAAAAGAAGATTGTTTATGAAGGGAACCCTGGCAGGCAGTGCAGTTGCTGCTGCTCTGGGTGCAGGGCTTCTGACACCTCGCACAGTATTGGCAGCATGGCCAAAGGCTGCAATGGAGTCAAGCGATGCTGGTGATACAGGAACACCCAGCAATACTGTAAAGATCAAGGCCCCTGAGGTTGCCGAGAATGGTGCCGTGGTGCCGGTCGAGGTTAATGCTACTGGAGTTGACGGTATTATCGAGAGTATCAGTATTGTTGCGGCAGCCAATGGCCGCCCGATTGCTGGCGTCTATCACCTGGGAGAGGGGGCAGTTCCATTTGTCTCTACCAGAATCAAGATGGGTAAGACTGGTGATGTTTATGGTGTTGTCAAGACTGCATCAGGAACAATCAGCAATAAGACCCAGGTCAAGGTAACTGCTGGTGGATGCGGTTAG
- a CDS encoding thioredoxin fold domain-containing protein, translated as MQGALLLSLLLVAPSLFGETPGRDTYIFSVPFSSNLQSDGGLAGDSRIPMILMFSADDCPYCVVMESDHLVPLLRNSEYDGLVLIRKIHLGDTEKIVGFSGEKMTSAGVGSSYGVWLTPTLLFLDRKGVEIQQRIIGLGVRDFVNGEIDESIMAAIEVLSE; from the coding sequence ATGCAAGGAGCCCTGCTTTTATCTCTTCTGTTGGTTGCGCCATCTCTCTTTGGTGAGACCCCCGGGCGTGACACCTACATCTTCTCTGTGCCATTCAGCTCAAATCTACAGAGTGATGGCGGGTTGGCAGGTGATAGCCGTATCCCGATGATCCTTATGTTTTCGGCTGATGACTGTCCATACTGTGTGGTAATGGAGTCTGACCACCTGGTTCCGTTACTTAGAAACAGTGAATATGACGGCCTGGTACTGATCCGAAAGATTCATCTTGGTGACACCGAGAAAATAGTGGGTTTTTCAGGAGAGAAGATGACCTCGGCAGGCGTGGGCAGTAGTTATGGGGTATGGCTGACCCCGACCCTGCTGTTTCTTGACCGTAAGGGGGTGGAGATTCAGCAGCGGATAATAGGGCTTGGGGTGCGTGATTTTGTAAATGGAGAGATTGATGAGTCTATCATGGCTGCCATTGAGGTATTGAGCGAGTGA
- a CDS encoding type IV pili methyl-accepting chemotaxis transducer N-terminal domain-containing protein — MSDNFLPFTSPLLLGTVSSMHSKPRFSLLKQTGIIIGLISLLAVIGIGSSAFITQTIQGAATTINTSGALRMLSYKIATQMMRDQRKDNPTSTKIRGLIRRFDSKLNSPSLQQSIPQPRPLPKGGGYETPLHALYRSVRWQWDEDIKPLLLSYAALLDIKPKQVTIEPTKAKIHDSYQQTYLSKIDEFVFDINNMVSLIEEQTEDRIQLLRNIEFISLPLLLLTILAAPILLYYRILVPLKDLLQISEQVRRRDFSRQSKYIRNDELGELAKAFNMMNSDLSATYTELEEKITEKTQSLIDESNRITLMEERNTIAQELHDSLAQSIFYLNIQIGRINALIKQGASHDHLSPIINELRDTNGLMDRQLRELISTFRIKTNQEGIEASVDKIIEKQRGRSTTELEFNNQIPEFSFSHNEETCLIQIIQEAVANIIKHAGAKHGSILLKEDKESGEIMLTVRDDGVGITENPHRTNHFGLNNMEERALNINGSLTIQAHPHGGTEVRLSFTPSLPQQSKL, encoded by the coding sequence TTGAGTGATAACTTTCTCCCCTTCACATCTCCACTGTTACTCGGTACAGTCTCATCCATGCACTCAAAACCCCGCTTCTCACTCCTTAAGCAGACAGGGATAATCATTGGCCTAATCAGTCTACTGGCGGTAATCGGAATCGGCAGCTCAGCATTTATTACCCAGACCATCCAGGGTGCGGCAACCACCATCAACACCTCCGGCGCCCTGCGCATGCTCTCCTACAAGATTGCAACCCAGATGATGCGGGATCAGCGCAAGGACAACCCCACCTCGACCAAAATACGTGGCCTGATCCGTCGTTTTGACTCAAAACTTAACAGCCCATCCCTACAGCAATCGATCCCACAGCCGCGACCTCTTCCAAAAGGGGGCGGATATGAGACCCCACTGCACGCCCTATACAGATCGGTGCGGTGGCAGTGGGATGAGGATATCAAACCACTACTGCTGAGCTATGCGGCACTGCTTGACATAAAACCGAAGCAGGTCACCATCGAGCCAACCAAAGCGAAAATACATGACTCATACCAGCAGACCTATCTCTCCAAAATTGATGAGTTTGTTTTTGATATCAATAACATGGTAAGCCTGATAGAGGAGCAGACCGAGGATAGAATTCAGCTGTTGCGCAACATAGAATTTATATCACTGCCATTACTGCTACTCACCATTCTGGCTGCCCCCATCCTGCTCTACTACAGAATTCTTGTCCCCCTCAAGGATCTACTGCAGATATCTGAACAGGTGCGCAGACGTGACTTCTCCAGACAGTCAAAATACATACGTAACGACGAGCTGGGTGAGCTCGCCAAGGCCTTCAATATGATGAACTCTGACCTCTCCGCCACCTATACCGAGCTGGAGGAGAAGATTACGGAGAAGACCCAGTCACTAATCGATGAATCCAACCGGATCACCCTTATGGAGGAGCGCAACACCATTGCACAGGAGCTCCATGACTCCCTCGCCCAATCCATCTTCTACCTTAATATCCAGATCGGCCGTATAAATGCACTGATCAAACAGGGCGCGTCTCATGACCATCTCAGCCCCATAATTAATGAGCTGCGTGATACCAACGGCCTGATGGACAGACAACTGCGGGAACTGATATCCACCTTCAGAATCAAAACCAACCAGGAGGGAATTGAGGCCTCGGTTGATAAAATTATTGAAAAACAGAGGGGACGGAGCACAACAGAGCTGGAGTTTAACAACCAGATTCCAGAATTCTCTTTCTCCCATAACGAGGAGACATGTCTAATCCAGATTATTCAGGAGGCCGTTGCAAACATCATCAAACATGCTGGTGCAAAACATGGATCCATTCTACTGAAAGAGGACAAAGAGAGCGGTGAGATCATGCTTACAGTCCGTGATGACGGAGTTGGAATCACGGAAAACCCACACAGAACCAACCACTTTGGGCTAAACAACATGGAGGAGCGTGCCCTCAACATCAATGGCAGCCTTACCATCCAGGCTCACCCTCATGGCGGCACCGAGGTTCGACTAAGCTTCACCCCATCCCTGCCACAACAGAGCAAACTGTAA
- a CDS encoding response regulator has product MSESDKISLLLIDDHPLIRKGIIQLLELHDGIELAGEADGGAEGIKLIKERQPDMVLLDLNMSNMDGLTTLKKIKKQWPEIMVVILTVSDNPQNIIQAFRNNADGYLLKNTDPEMIVEHLIQVMNGVTIVSPEVSKILAQAKPDKNNRLDINLTRREREVLTLIADGLSNQDVGDRLGISVWTAKVHAKHILKKLGLNTRNELIVWGIKEGFSS; this is encoded by the coding sequence ATGAGCGAATCAGACAAAATCTCCCTGTTACTTATAGATGACCACCCCCTTATACGCAAAGGGATTATCCAACTCCTGGAGCTACATGATGGAATCGAACTGGCAGGTGAGGCTGATGGTGGTGCCGAAGGAATAAAGCTTATCAAGGAGCGTCAGCCAGACATGGTACTGCTGGATCTCAACATGAGCAATATGGACGGACTCACCACACTGAAAAAGATCAAAAAACAGTGGCCGGAGATAATGGTTGTCATCCTCACGGTATCCGACAACCCGCAAAACATCATTCAGGCCTTCCGCAACAATGCAGATGGCTATCTGCTGAAAAACACAGATCCGGAGATGATTGTAGAGCACCTTATCCAGGTGATGAACGGAGTAACCATAGTCAGCCCCGAGGTATCGAAGATACTGGCCCAGGCAAAACCTGACAAAAACAACAGGCTCGACATCAACCTTACTCGTCGCGAGAGAGAGGTGCTTACACTAATCGCCGATGGCCTCTCAAATCAGGATGTAGGAGATCGCCTCGGTATCTCGGTCTGGACCGCCAAGGTACATGCAAAGCATATCCTCAAAAAACTTGGCCTCAACACCCGTAACGAGCTGATTGTCTGGGGCATAAAAGAGGGGTTCTCAAGCTAG
- a CDS encoding hydroxylamine oxidoreductase, translating to MFLRVLTGALLLLGVTTVNAAVSEIPNVMSDETKECVACHKKNNPGLVQMWGASKHYGANVGCYECHAADSSDVDAFIHDEKKVKKHISIIVSPADCANCHENEAREMAKSHHATAGDIMGSLDNLLAEVVEGDSGMITEGFPGGVSAAAVNGCWQCHGSQVKVLEDGSLDAATWPNTGIGRINPDGSKGTCAACHSRHQFSAAQARQPENCGKCHMGPDHPQMEIFNESKHGIAYRANREKMNMDGSKWVVGEDYYVAPTCATCHMSATRKEPITHDVGDRISWTNRPPVSKRMKNWEDRRDKMYTVCLSCHEEGWVDNFYIQYEGLINLYNRKYGIPGKRLMKAAKPLMKGPKFSHKLDFVWFELWHHEGRRARMAASMQGPDITHWEGTYDLGKNFYTEMVPELRELIEQGEHGDAADQKAAHHLKAELDAVLNSTEHKWFLGKMSPEDAAKRKARQAAFKAQRAKRLEH from the coding sequence ATGTTCCTAAGAGTACTAACCGGTGCCCTGCTCCTGCTTGGTGTGACTACAGTGAATGCTGCAGTCAGTGAGATTCCGAATGTTATGTCGGATGAGACCAAAGAGTGTGTAGCGTGCCATAAGAAGAATAACCCAGGTCTGGTTCAGATGTGGGGTGCAAGTAAGCACTACGGTGCCAACGTAGGTTGTTACGAGTGTCACGCGGCAGATTCTAGTGACGTTGATGCATTCATCCATGACGAGAAGAAGGTTAAGAAACATATCTCTATTATCGTTTCTCCAGCCGACTGTGCTAACTGTCATGAGAATGAGGCACGAGAGATGGCTAAATCTCACCATGCGACAGCAGGTGATATTATGGGGTCACTCGATAACCTTCTCGCAGAGGTGGTTGAAGGTGATAGCGGTATGATCACTGAAGGCTTCCCTGGTGGTGTCTCTGCAGCGGCAGTAAATGGTTGCTGGCAGTGTCATGGTTCTCAGGTCAAGGTTCTTGAAGATGGTTCACTGGATGCGGCCACATGGCCTAACACCGGTATTGGCCGAATCAACCCTGATGGCTCCAAGGGTACCTGTGCGGCGTGTCACTCACGTCACCAGTTCTCTGCAGCGCAGGCGCGTCAGCCTGAGAACTGCGGTAAGTGTCATATGGGTCCAGACCATCCTCAGATGGAAATCTTCAACGAGTCCAAGCATGGTATCGCCTATCGTGCTAACCGCGAGAAGATGAACATGGACGGCTCCAAGTGGGTTGTGGGTGAGGACTACTATGTAGCACCGACCTGTGCCACTTGTCATATGAGTGCGACTCGTAAAGAGCCTATTACTCACGATGTGGGCGACCGTATCAGCTGGACCAACCGTCCTCCTGTATCCAAGCGTATGAAGAACTGGGAAGATCGTCGCGACAAGATGTATACCGTATGTCTATCCTGTCATGAAGAGGGTTGGGTTGATAACTTCTATATTCAGTATGAAGGGTTGATCAATCTCTATAACCGCAAGTATGGCATACCTGGTAAGCGTCTGATGAAGGCGGCCAAGCCTCTGATGAAAGGACCTAAGTTCTCTCATAAGCTTGACTTCGTATGGTTCGAGCTGTGGCACCATGAGGGACGTCGTGCCCGTATGGCTGCTTCCATGCAGGGTCCAGATATCACTCACTGGGAAGGTACTTACGATCTTGGTAAGAACTTCTACACCGAGATGGTACCTGAGCTGAGGGAGCTGATCGAGCAGGGTGAGCACGGTGATGCTGCAGACCAGAAGGCTGCACACCACCTGAAGGCTGAGCTAGATGCTGTTCTGAATTCAACAGAGCACAAGTGGTTCCTTGGCAAGATGAGCCCAGAAGATGCCGCTAAGCGTAAAGCACGCCAGGCTGCATTCAAGGCGCAACGTGCTAAGAGACTAGAGCACTAA